A segment of the Eleutherodactylus coqui strain aEleCoq1 chromosome 6, aEleCoq1.hap1, whole genome shotgun sequence genome:
attccatgcgcaaaagaattagcgtccaaattttacgtacggaatctaattttctcactttccggtgtcatagaaacgtgaaatttggcacgagcattgattatgtcataaataggtaaagttcatatgtcccaactcgattattcaattctagcgtaaaagaattggcgtcgaaattttacatgcggaatgtaattttttcactttccgctgtcatagaaacgggaaatttggtacgagcattgtttatgtcatgaataggaaacgctaatcggtcccaactcgattatttaattctatgcgcaaaagaattagtgtctaaattttacgcgtggaatgtaattttctcactttccggtgtcatagaaacaggaaatttggcacgagcattgattatgtcataaataggaaaagctaatgggtcccaactccattattcaattccatgcgcaaaagaattagcatccaaattttaagtgcggaatgtaattttctcactttccggtgtcatagaaacgggaaatttggcacgagcattgattatgtcataaataggaaaagctaatgggtcccaactccattattcaattctatgcgcaaaagaattagcgtccaaattttacgtacataatctaaatctctcacttcccaatgtgatagaaacatgaaatttggcatgtgcattgattatgtcataaataggaaaagttaataggtcccaacttgattattcaattctatgcgcaaaagaattagcgtccaaattttacgtacggaatctaattttttcactttccggtgtcatagaaacgggaaatttggcacgagcattgattatgtcataaataggaaaagctaatgggtcccaactcgattattcaattctatgcgcaaaagaattaacgtccaaattttacgtgcggaatgtaatatcttcactttccggtgtcatagaaacaggaaatttggcacgagtattgattatgtcataagtaagaaaaactaatgggcctcaactcgattattctattctatgcgcaaaagaattagcgtccaaattttacatacggaatctaattttctcactttctggtgtcatagaaacgtgaaatttagcacgagcattgattatgtcataaataggaaaagttcataggtcccaactcgattattcaattctagcgcaaaagaattggcgtcaaaattttacgtgcggaatgtaattttttcactttccggtgtcatagaaacgggaaatttgccacgagcattgattatgtcataaataggaaaagctaatgggtcccaactccattattcaattctatgcgcaaaagaattagcgtccaaattttacgtgcggtgtccaaattttatgtacgtaatctaattctctcacttcctgatgtcattttatatgaaggaaacgtcgcatgtttacctccacgtggtgtttcctgggtaacgcagagaactatgcaaaatggtgaacatatttttttcctcagtatctctaaagtaagcacgacttcataagattttccgtgtgaacaccagataaacaccagtaccaaattaactcgggcgaagccgggtatatcagctagtacctaATACTTACACATccgatttgcatatccccttcaccTCCAGCAACTCCTGACTACACTATTgtttcaatatctatctatctatctatctatctatctatctatctatctatctatctatctatctatctgtctgtctgtctgtctatctcatatctatctatatggcCTCCAATTGATTTAAAATTAAGCCCTCAAGTtgcaactaaaatataacctttttaAAGCGATttcccattttttctttaaatataccAGGCAGCCATCGGAGCAGgcacttcagtaatacagggGTTTTACCAGTCCTATGGCCATACTGACTGGCTGCACCTTTCAGCCAATTGCATGTGTACCACCGAAGTGGTACTGTGGCACTGTGGCACTGTATGCTGCTTGTGTTTTCAACTGACAATGGGCAATAAAAGACTATTATAATGTAACATGtgtgacctctctctctctctctctctctctctctctctctctctctgtatatatatatatatatatatatatatatatatatttcaattaAATTAGAATTTATTAATGACTTACCTTAAAAGTTCTTCTACTGTTTTGAAGGCAATGttctcacattgtcttttttgctTCTTCTACAGCAGTCTATTACAGAACAACATAGCATGACTATAATCTACTTGTTCCTTTTCAATGTTCTCATGGGACTGGAATTTTATGCAACTCTATCACGTGCTGCATGACTCTTTGGCTGATTAGATGTCTGATAGATTAATTTTATAGCACTTTGTACTCTAAGTTTTTGACCAAGCTTGtatgaatatatatgtatatggtaggataattacagatgtagcagactttaatttaaccccttagtgacgaagcctgtttgcaccttagtgacggaaccaaattttggaaatctgacatgtgtcacttaacatagcataactccataaaggctttgcatatccaagtggtcctgacattgttttttcgccacatattgtacttcatttaagttggaaaaatagaccaatagaacttgtgtatatttattaaaagtgccaatattgagaaaattttgaaaaaattgtcatttttttcacatttttaactgtaatatctcaaatatgtacagAAATACTGTTCACATTTTTGCTGATATATATTTTcatgtgtttactttattctcaatgcacacttgaaaaactttagtatttttttgttttaacatttagattacgtacaaatttaacattacttctcagcattttgaggaaccctttgttttcctacactaagccaagattgcaatggctcataggtgtcagaatgatagatacctccacaaatcactgtattttaaaaacgacaccccttaatgtattcactgaggggtgttatggTTATTTTTActtcacagtttttttcaggaattaatgcaatttagaggagtaaaaaatataatttcatatttttgcaaatatgccattttaaagacattttttttctatagtgcacatgaaaatgaggattaacaccccaaaatggatacctctgtttgtcctgtgttcagagaaatacccattgtggccctaatcttatgtctggatgcacaacggggccgtaaaggaaaggagtagtcagtgtatttccggacagaaattttgcttgaaggtcttttatgccccatagcacacttgtagagctcttgagcagtcAAAACCATAacgaaaccccacaaatgaccccgttttgaaaactaaaccccttaaagaatttagcTAGGGGTGTATTGCCTATTTTGACCCcctagtttttgaataaatttaagcaaagcagagggaaaaaagtatgagtttcgtttttttggcaattctgtcattttaaaaacagctttttttgtacagcacacatatgaaggaagacttgtaccccacaatggatacccatgtttctcccatgttcagaaatatacgcattgtggccctaatcttatgtctagatgcacaatggggcccaaaatgaaaggagtaatcagtgGCTTTCAGGACAGAAATTTTgtatgaaggtgatttaggccccattgcccacttgtagagcccttgagcggccaaaacgatgaagaaccccaacaaattatctcattttgaaaactagactccttaactaaTTTATATTGGCATCTAAtaagtatttttaccctacaatttttgaataaatctaagcaaagcagtagggaaaattaggattttcatttttttggcaattgtgtcaatttaaaattgGTTTTCCTGTACAGCAcgcatatgaataaagactttcaccccaaaatggatgcccctgtttgtgccgtgctcagaaacatatccattatggccctaatctacttataggacacaatgcatggcctataagggaaggaacacctgttggatttcagggtacaactgaataaatttcaggccccattgctcacttgtgtggaaaaaaaattgactccctaaaaataattcccccgcccgctgcgccctttttggcatttcccaaatcttagataaaagtaacaatgtaaactgtgtggtatttccaaagacaggggtaattatgggggcctggttgggatgggcacatagggcaataaaattggGTATTCCCCCTCCCCTAATGCTTTTTGggaggtatttcttgacctccgcagcagggatggggtgtaaaaagtggcgctatgTGAAGCTCTGTAAGCTGGCTAAGTtatggtggtctcacacagaaggcgctcaacaagctgctcctggaactgcaggaaggctatctgaataacgctgggctcacatggccgaatgtggaatccgcttgaggaggcccgcagaggatcccagctgtgagcccggccttggcCCTGCAtatggccgcataatgtactgcacataactgcgtactcacacaagcGGTCAtgtacagtacacctttttttatttgtatttccctcACCGTCAAAAACACAGGTACCCACAGCCCTAAACAATGTAGATACGTATGGGCGGCGGGTATAgccgcgaccatagagcacaatgggctctacgttgcggATATCCCTGGTAAAAGAGAagatgctgcgttctgttttctgcaagtggattacgtaattctaacCTGCTAatttgagtggaattgtgtaatccaatgccattgatctgcgtattaacgcagatcagacgcatgtggaattcgtaattcctatccggtcatgtgagaccggcctaacgtagttcgctacctttttatcatatgATCAGGGACCACTCAatgaggccactggtcactgctccaggatcTCGGCGACCTTTGGTCGCTAAGAGCAAGTAGATTTTAAATGATGACTGTCAAATGACTTTAAATGAtgactgttatccattggataacagtgatcacgtcaccgggaaccgcatacagaggtccccggtgacatctctctgctactGGCTACACATGGTTGGAGGACTGGGACATTGCAGAGGAcccagggtgagtattttcacttcccctcatggatttgATCGTacttaaagcccacttagctaggacataaAATGGCAATTGggctgtcattaaggggttaaaatgtaatGCATTATGATAACTTAATGTGCCACGGTTTATTTATCCTTTTCATTGggttacaatgggttttgttgtgttaaaggtgttttccaagaaaaaattaaaaagggttAGAATAATGAggaattgaatactcacctactCTTGCAGCTCCCCGTCCAGCTTTGCAGCCCTGTTGCCACTGCATAGAACCTGTAAGAAGCGGCTGGCGATCATGTGCTGAACATTGTGCACGTGATCACACATCCAATCATAGCCTTcagcagccatagaagaattactgctgaagcctgtgagtggcctagcggtcatgtgcacaatgaattgTATATGAACGCTACAGTTTCTTCCAGGTCCTGTGCAGCAGGCACATTCAACAACTGTCAGATGAACGATCATTTGTAGGACAATTGTTTACCCCAGCTGCCCCATACACATGAATATTCATGTGTTTGGGGAGGTAAGCTACAGGCAGACAGCTTTGACACTGGGTAATCTGCTGGAGAAAAATAGAATCAGGTGTTGATATCATCTGACTCCCATACAGATTAGACAGTTATGAGGGTAATGACTGTGCATAGATATCTATGGAGAAGGGAGTAAGGAAGAGGTAGAGACAGAAACAGAAACTCACACACACCGCAGCAGAGAATAGTGATTTACAGCTACttaattcacatctacactgatcAGTACTAATGTATCATGTTCCTCAATCCTGACATTATTTGTCCATGTGCAACAGAGATGTTAGAAAGCATAGTCTGCTGATTTCTTCCTCCCACCAGCTCATAGAAGTCTGAAAATCAGATATACAACCTGCAGGGGAATACTGATAAAAAATGCAGATtgcaagtcatataatagccagaaaTAGCTCATTGCTCGTGTTCACAtggtagcttattctgaaaagtcacctaaaAAGTTAAGTACTCTAAGGGCATTTAAACTGACAGATGATCGGGAACAAATGTTCATCAGAACATGGTTGCTCCATGTGAAGGTGTTTGCTTATTTGTCAGATGATAGCATCTTTTATGTAGCATCAACAAATTATCTATCGTCGGCAGCACGTCATCCTATGCTAATGGTCATTTTGGCATTTActgattgctccgtgtaaatggaatTGAGCAAGTGCAAATTATGGTTGCAACTTTTTTAACAATAAAACTACAGAGTGAAGTAAAAAGGACAATTCTTTGGAGGCATGGTTTAACACAGTGTGTGATTTTGCCCATTTTTGACCCTACCTCAGTACTACTGCACCCTTTATGgcctcctccacagtaatagtataTCCTATGTGGCCTCCACCACAGTTATAATGCCCCCTTTGTGGTATTACTTACTGTATTTCCTGACTGCTCAGTTACTGAACTCTGCCTTAGTGACCTGTTCGGAGTCTCACACATTGCGGTGCAAATGTTGGATCAAGCAGAGGTGAAGGTTAGGGTATGTCCCTATCCACCAGGGAGGCTAAAGCTATAGTATGTAGGCAGCTGGTGGAGCAGTGACTGGAGTAATGGGAGCTATCGCTGTCTGTATAGCAGTTCAGGCCTTTCTTTGGGTCCTTGTAGCTTTATCCGCAGTGGCAGGGAAGATCCTCATCAGGGCCTCACGGCCAGGGTTTGGCCAGCTGAGATGATATGGGGTCTGATGGAAAATCTCTTTATACTGATGTAGTGGCCCACAAAAACGGGgaccctccataactgtatgcatgcatttgtctatgtaatgtcaAAATCTTCAgtgttgcatgaatgatgtgtattgcataactgcagcactgaaagggctaagtgtctggtatgtgaaCTGACTGTCTGGAGAATGTATCTGTTTATTTGTCACGTGACCTTGTATTTTATATGTAATTGCAAGGGGTGTACAAGTGTGTTCTTTTCTGGGCTTGAAACAGAGAGGAGTCAGATCTGGAGAGTTCTGCAAGAGGACCCCGCAGACACCTTGagcctgtgtggcccagaatggcAGCGGCTGAACGAAATCTACAGCCTGCCCTGGGATTGCGGTACCCAGGAAATATGAGAGAACTTCTATACCAAAAGTGAGAGAatgaggaaccgccatgcagtgCACCCTGATttatcaaatgtgagtgttgaccggtagagtgttggagagaagAAAGTGTGTTGCCGGGATCAGGAGCTACAGATAAGGAGCCTGAGATTTCTTCTGTTCACccgtgagtcctccctgtcacaccactttgatgtGTGTGCACTGTTTTCCTGCTGACGTGTATTCTGCAGTTGTGATCAAGTTTTTACAAGTAAAGCGACTAGTCGCCCATCTGTTtctggaggctgtgtcttaaaagaaccccgtgtgtgtgtgtggatttactccaacaactaggaattcccccaAGGAGGCCACGTGAGGGTGAGTTTATTCCACCATCCAGGAATTCTCCCGCGGCAGAAGAAATGGTGGTGTCACGCGTGACATgagagactaaggtaatccagcATTGGGTTTCCTGTTTATTTACCTGCCCTTGGCCTTTGGACGTGTCACTGGTTACCCTCTgagtgggagacagtagagccaccgtgacaatgCCCAAACTCTactccgctgtctcctaggccgtggcccactcctcggacgctgcactgagCCCTAGGCGTAATGGGAATTTTGGAGCTACATGAATTACTGGTGAAAGGAATGCTGTCAGTCATGGCTGATGCTTAATAAACTTTAATAAAATAACAAAGCCAGTCTAGCTGCTTCTAATATGCTTCCACAACTGATAGAAAAAAGATCTGTGGAAAAGTGCAATGATACTTGTAAAGTTCCAAACAATATGAAGGCCATATAGGGCTCAAGTCCTCAACCCTGTGATATATCCAGCTTACTCCCAAAGGCCAGTCTGGCTGTGAATTAAACAATATAACTGTCTCAATGGATACAGTAACTGCTTAAATGAGTTTTTCTCATGATAGATTTCCAGTAACTTAACAGAGCTCAGAAGGAGGATTCCTCTCACCTCAATGCGCAGGTGTGAGGTTCTGTGCAGGAGAGATAAAGAGTGTGAAAATGCCGGGTATCATCCATTTCCGAAGGAGAGCGAGGATTGAAGTTTTATGTGCTCGCTCCATAATAAATGCAGGTATGCAGGTAGTTGACTCTAGGGCTATTAGCACTGGTTTCCTGCAAGGTCCATGCCACGGTGCAGACCTCCAGCTGCCTGCTTTGCTCTGCTCTGTGGCCAGATGCTGATCAGAGATTGCAGGAAGAAAGGGACCACACAAAAAAATCCTCGCTCCCCCTATGTACTCCAAGCTCTGTAAACTTAAACTAGTATAACAATAAAGAAACATCTTCTCCCCAAGCAATACCCCCTTACACATGGTCCGGCACCTTATGTATCTTCAATGCTGCTCTCCTGTACCCTGCTCTCTGGTTCGTCCTCCTCTGGGGTCCTGGAGAGGAGCTGAAGACAAGAGAGCACAACTGAAGATACAGAGACAGCTGCACCACAATGTGTGAGGCTCAGACTAGGGCATTAAGAAGGAGCTCAGTAACAAGTAACAGTGCAGTCAGACTCTGTTAATATTATCAGCAATTAAtatagtcagtaaaaaatagtTACTGACACCGACCTTTGATGGAATTCCTTTACCTTGGAACTGATTCCCGGGGTCCTGCCTTACACACATgaatgctgagtagagatgagcgagtatactcgctaaggcacattactcgagcgagtagtgccttagccgagtatctccccgctcgtctctaaagattcgggggccggcgcgggtgacaggtaagttgcggcggggagacgagcggggagatactcggctaaggcactattcgatcgagtaatgtgccttagcaagtatactcgctcatctctaatgctgagtcCAAAATGTCTCCCATTAACTAGTAAAAAAGagcaagagaagaaaaaaatacttTGCTGATAAGGAGGATGATGAAGGTACTTATAACTTAAATGAATTGAGGAGGGGGTATGCAAGGTCTCAAATATAGAGAAAAACTCACTTCCCCTTAGGTTGGAGCATAACTTAATCAGGAGTAATCCACATGATTGTTACAATAGTCTTTAATCCAGGAGCGTGGGTAGAATGGTGTAGTGCGTTTTGCTACTGGCATACACCTTTATCAAGCCTTTGTTCGTATTCATTATTGGCACCTTTTTTGGCATATTTATGATGCGCTGTTCTGCTTACATATGTTAGTTTTTTCCATTGACTAGTGGAAACTACAAGGCAGATATTTTTGCACAAGAATCTGCATCAGTCATTTTGTATGTGGATGGGCCTCATTGAAAACGATCTGCTGTAAACTGAGGGCAGATCCTCAACTTAGCTGCAGGCTTGTAGTGGGTTTTGAGGTCGAATCTATGCAGAAAAATGCAATGTGATTCCACCATCTGAATGTAGCCAAAGACTCCACAGCAACACAGGCCGTTCAGCTTCTAAATCCTTCTAACAAACAAAACCGTTTTTGGAAGAAATATTGGATCCTATGACTTCTAAAAGATTTCCTTAATGAAGATCTTGATTAGAGAATGAGATCTATGTCCCCAGTGACTAACTGCTGGGTACATTATGAGATAAGATATCTGATACAGTAACAGTCGTAGGCTATATTAAGTGCAGAAACAACTGTTTTTAATCTTAAAGTGTTATTGCAGAACATCCCAATTCCATTTTCTCGTAAAATAATGCTTTTCCCTATAGATGCCCTTAATCACCTCCGTTGAAAGTCTACAAATGTATGTAACCAAATGCCTGTTGGTTGTCTTACCTGTTTTCTGGTACCTGTATATATAGATGTCTTAACTTTTAAGACTGATAGGATGAATTATTAATATGTACTGTATAGTGTTGGGTTTTTTACATATTTACAATTAAGTAAGTGCAAAAACATTTCAAGGCCAAAAAAAACCATTTTATAAACATTCAAAACATTTGACAAGATACACATGTATacacaacaaaataaaaaattgatggcAGTAGCTTTCGGAGTCCATCTGGAGTAGAAAGTCCTATTATTTTAGGCCAatatttataaattttttttagctgtagcattttcttttacaaaaacATACATTGTATATTTGAGATCGTCTATATCCCAAATAGCAGTCCATGTGGATGATAGGGGGCCCTTAGAAAGAGGGGGCCCATCCCTAGTTTATCCCATGCCATCAATAACTGAGTGGCTACAACCTGTGTGACGTTACCTTCTACAGGTAAACAAGGTGGTGGAAAATTTGCATGCCCAGAGGGCATAGAGTGGAAAGCGAATATTAGGGTCAACACCATAAAGACTCTTTCACAGAGGTAAAATATTTCTGCATTCTGCAGCTAAAAAGGCAGCTAAATCTGCTGTTGCAGATATCCACTTCCATTACTCATAAATATACATGCAAATTTTGGAGTggaatttttattcatttttagctGAAATATTCCACCTATGTGAAAGGTTGACTTCACACTGACGTTGGTGatatcatggcccgatatcacccttgccatccatgtgaaagccctgtggatgcaaggtgtttttatgtgaaaacagcatcacatcactgtggggatgaaggaaatatcCTACCACGGCtatcacagccacagcagaggattgaagagttctcccattgctttcaatgctgccgccagccccattgacaacaatggatgATATTAtagaaagataagacatgctgcgatttgttttctgcacagcATTGCATTGTGTTCTCATACAGGAAAACATCGgtaatgtgtatgaacccattcaaaacaatggggttcatatttgtgcctctcccaacacacaaatctcactcgATTTTCACGCCAGTGTGAGGGCAGCCTAATGGGGTTCTTTTTATCTTTGCAATATGGCCCCTTCTATTTCAAATACAGTACATCACTGCTTTTACCTTTAGGTGGTGTCACATACAGGTTCTGATGGCGCTTTTTATGACAGTTTTTAATgccgttttttgagccaaagcaagATGTGGATTCTAAAGATAAGGGAGGGGTAAAAGAAAGATTCATGCTTTtctttcctgctggatccacttctggctttggctcaaaaaacctgCCGcaaaaacctgtgtgtgaaaccatccttagggtgctttcacacatacaAGAATATTACAACACACAGGGCATTATTCTGTAGTGCAgaaaaatctacaccaaaatctacatatctagcatgtggattttgacacaaatTTAGAAATGGCTAAATTCTGTTTGCGGAATATTCCGGcaggtgtgaaggcaccctttcaTTCTTTTTCATATGCTCATGAAGATAAAAGGAGCAGGCCCCACTCTTAGTGAGCTTGGTGAATCCATATATTGTATACATGATCCAGTAGTTTTAATGAGTGGCATATAATAGTTCATTATCATCCAGAAAGTGAAGGGGGCAAGTACGTTTGAACGCTGCTCTATCTTACAATAACAACTGTTCATTGAGGGTCCCACCAAGGAAGGCAAATTTTTGCTGAATCGAGGttgttaaaaaaatcaaaaatcacaCATTTTTTGTGTTTATATTACACGCTGGTATCCAATGCTTTAGTTCTGTTATTTGTGTCATTTTCATAACTTCCATCAATGAAGTCACCAGGATCACTCAGGATAATTTCTACCCTTTTGGGTATGGATTTCACAAAGTTGTTTTTAAAGTCTTTGCCCAGAAAGACGTAGAGTATAGGATTGATGGCACAGTTGAAACATGCCAAAATGGTGGAAATTTCACTTATGATTAGATCAGTTTTCCAACTATAAATGTTGGTTAAAGACATCAGTGACCAAGCGTGGTATGGAAACCAACATACAAAGAAACTTATCAGAATTGCAACTATGATCATGAATGTTCGGGGTGACTGACGTCTTCGAAGGGTCTTTAGTTTTAATACAATGAGTCCATATGAAACAAAAATAGTAAGAAATGGTATGGCAAATATGAAAATATTCCGTACAATAATTGCTACATCTTCTAAAATTCTGTACCTGATTCTGTCTTGTGTATAAAAAGTCAAAGAGCATTCGGAAACACTTAAAATGTCAAACTCAAAAATGAATGGAAGGATAAAGATAATGATATTTAATAACCACATGAATCCTGAGAGGGTAAAGGCCATCCTTCTAGTTCTGTGTACTTTGGCCCATAAAGGCCACATGACTGATATGCAACGATCAAGACTTATGACGATTAGGAAATGGACGCTTGTTACCATGTTTGCCAACAGTGCCGTAAAACtaatagtacacatgaaaaaaatataGATTGAGTGAAGCTCCAAAATCCTTTGTATGACACGAAAAACGAGACAGATGCAAGATATAAAGTCAACAATGGCCAGGTTGAGGAACCACACAGAACTGACTGTCTTCATCTTAAATCCCGAAATCCAAATGACCAGAGCATTTCCTGCTAATCCCAACACAGTAGTGATACTGTAGCAAGTAATGGAGAGGATCTGTAGAAACCAATAGATGCTAAAGTATGATTCTGTCCAAATATTAATAAAATCATCATAATAGAAGTAGTCTGTGTAATTATAAAAATTCTTGGTTAGGTTATGAATCTCCATGACGGTTCTAAGCTTCCACCAGTGATGAGGTAATGGTAACTAATGATGAAGACTAAAAAAAAGAGAATGCAAAAAGCACCATCAACATTGAATGAAGGAGAAAACAAAGAGCCTAAATATAGATAAAAGCATGTCTTAGAATGGCCAAAACAAAGTAAAGATCTCAATGAAACTCAGGATCTGTGCATGAATTGAGGACTGCTATACACCAGCACAACTCATCTGACCCAGCTCCctatcccctccccccctcttcattcattcattcacggCTGCTGTTGACACCGAACGAtcgtcgttcaggattttaagcatgcttgAAACTGAACAACTGGATGACTCTTGTCCAATCATTCAGTTTCtcaatgcttttacacaggacaattattgttcaaaacccAGCTGGAGCGCAGGCTTTCGAATGACCAGaacaataattgtcccgtgtaaaaatgCCTTTAGAGAAGAATTAGAAAGAATTTGAGTCTTCAAATATGCTAAGCTAATGGAGACAGCAATAGATATGCTGGAACGTGGGTGTCTATACAGTCAATAAGGTACTGATCTGTTACAATGGTCTCAATGGACTCCTATAGTTGCGTAGCCACTTAGAAGAATATGTACTCATTTTTCTATTACTGTTCTTATATTTTCATTCAGCGTTGTATGTTCTTTTTACTATTACAAGCATATTTGGCATTTTGTATGGTATATTTATTAGTTTTGCTTTTAATGTACTGTGACGTGAATTTGTAATTAGTGGGATGTCTCATCAGGCTTTCCCACTTTATCCATTATAAAAACAATGTTAAATATACCAATTTTTATGATCTGATGAAGAGACCATTCCCTAATATAGACTGCTTTCAAACAATCATATTGCACCCCTATTTGGTCTGTATTTTGGGGATCAGTAATAcagtgttaggcctcagtcacacgggtgtaaatAAGctc
Coding sequences within it:
- the LOC136631371 gene encoding C3a anaphylatoxin chemotactic receptor-like — its product is MEIHNLTKNFYNYTDYFYYDDFINIWTESYFSIYWFLQILSITCYSITTVLGLAGNALVIWISGFKMKTVSSVWFLNLAIVDFISCICLVFRVIQRILELHSIYIFFMCTISFTALLANMVTSVHFLIVISLDRCISVMWPLWAKVHRTRRMAFTLSGFMWLLNIIIFILPFIFEFDILSVSECSLTFYTQDRIRYRILEDVAIIVRNIFIFAIPFLTIFVSYGLIVLKLKTLRRRQSPRTFMIIVAILISFFVCWFPYHAWSLMSLTNIYSWKTDLIISEISTILACFNCAINPILYVFLGKDFKNNFVKSIPKRVEIILSDPGDFIDGSYENDTNNRTKALDTSV